Genomic DNA from Elusimicrobiales bacterium:
GCTTTCTGGTGCGCTTGGCCGCGCGCACATGCTTGACGAAATCCAGACCGCTTATGCCGGGCAGATTCCAGTCCACCAGCACGGCGGCAGGGATGAATGCCTCCAGCATGCGCAACCCCTCTTCCGCGGACATGGCGGAAACCACCTTGTATCCCCCGGCCTCCAGGATACGGCGGAGGATTATGTGAAAATCCTCCTCGTCGTCAACAACCAGGACAGTGCTTTTCTTTTCCATAAGCCCTCGCGCAGTGAATGAGAGACGTGGTATCTTACATATACACTATCACCCCATTAGGCAATTATTGGTCAAGAGAAAGTCAATCAAATATCAACTGTTTGCTGGCAGCAAAAAAGCAAAAAAATCCCCCGCCTCTCCAAGTCAGAGGCGGGGGAGCGTTCGCAAAGCGCGGCGGATTACTCTACGGTTACGATATTCCTTCCCGTCAGGATGTCGGCGCTGTAATTTGTAACGCCCGTCTTGGGTTTGCCCCAGTCCAGCGCCCTGGGACCGGCGTTATAGCCCCAGAGAACTTTCTGCGTGGCCCAGTCCGGCATTTTGTCGTTAGGAACTCCCCTTAGCGACGAATACTTCTTCCGCATCTGGTCAAACAGGTCGTTGAGTATCGTGGCGCCCAACCGTATGTTTGTCTGCGGGTCCGACAATTTTTTCGGGTTATCGTGATACTTGCCGTTTTTGGCCGCCATCGCGGCGGTGGCGGGCATTATCTGCATGAGGCCGCAGGCCCCGACACCGCTGCATACTTTGGCTGAAAATCCGCTTTCCACCGCAGCCACGGCCTTGAGCAGGCGCGGGTCCATGCCGTTGCCGCGCGTTTCGGCGGCTTCGTCAAAGTACGCGTCGTATTTATGGTTGTTGCCGGCGCCCTTGAAAAAGTCCGGCCCCTTGCACCTGTAGCCGTTGTTGCCGCCGCTGGAATTCGGAGCGCAGCCGTAAACGCCATCGGAACCCCTGCTTGCGCCGGACAAGGAGGACTGCCCGGAAGCGGCGCGGCCGCCTGAAGACGCCCGCCCCCGCGAACTGCGCCGGACCGACGGCCTGGAAACCGCCGCGCCGGACCGCCGCGCCGGACGCACCGACGCCGAAGCGCCGGAAAACGAGACAGAACCGTCATAGACGGTGTTCAGCCGCTTGTAAGCCGCCGAGCCGCCGGACGCCCCGGATATGCCTGATAATCTGGAAAATGAGCCTCCGCCGGAAGCGCCGCGCATTTCAACGGACTGGCCGCCCCATCCCGCGGAAGATATACCGCCCCCCTGGCTTATGAGGGACTCCTTCCGGTTTGCAGCCACTGGAGGCGCCCCCGCGCCGCCGGAAACACTGCCGGAGGACACTTCCACGTCGTTGCCAGCTTCGGGAGGAGACGCTGCGCCCGCGCCGCCGGAAACGCCATCCGATGAAGCCGCTTCTCCGGCTTCAGGATTTAGGGCAGCCACCGTGCTGCGGTCCGCCTCCGTGCCGGCGGAAGCCGTATCCCCGCTGACAGCAAACATGTCCGCACCGGCAGAGGCCGTGTCTGTGCTGATGGAAACACCGTCGTTTTCCGGAGAATCCCCGGCCAGCGCCGCCCGCGTGGCAGGGCAGACAATCGCAATCAAGGCGGATAAAAGCATGGCGAAAAATCTCATCGTTCCTCCTCCGGCTGCGGCGGAGCAATACGGACGCCAACGCTCCTGCTTTTCGCATTAAGAGGGTATCATTCGCGCAACCCCTTTGCATGGGCCAAAAGTCCTACGCCCGGATGGGACTTTAGACCCGCGCGGCGGAAGGCGGCCCCCAGGTACAATTTACTCATTGCTGGAAAAATCATCACGGAGGTAAGCCATGAAATTAGTACTTGCGACGATGCTTGCGCTGGGAGCATTATCCCGTCCCGCCGCGGCGCAGAGCGATGCAAACGCGGACAGACAGGAATTCAGGAATTTGCTGGGTTCGCTGGCCACACAATCCCAGTCCCGTCCGCTTGAGTGCAAGCGGATGTACCTGATGCAGGAATTCGGCGCGGAAGAGGCGGATGTTCAGTACGCCTTCTCGGTGCAGGACTATTCAAGCTACAAGGATGCGTTCTTCCTGAACTACGTAGACGAGAAGAAAAACCATTATTCGGCCTTCGTGGCCTACGAGGGCGAGAACGGCAATATCAAGGGCAAGCTCAACGTCATGAAGACGTCGTCCGGCATGCTCTATCAGCACATTCTCCGCACCGGCCCGGTCGCCAAGGACTATATGGAACTGTCCGTGTCGGACGGCAAGCCCTACAGCCTGTCGTATCTGAAAACCGATAAACAGGGAATCGGCACATTCCGCATTTACTGCAAGGCAGCCCAGGGAGAATAGTTCCCGCCTGCGCTGCGGCGGACTAAGCGGAGAACAACAACCCCTCCGCGAAGTCTGGCAAACCGTACTGCCGGCTTGCTTCCATAACCGCCTTTCCGGCCCGCCGGAAAGGCGGAGCTTTATGTGCATAACCCCGGAAAAGCGGGAAGGACTTTGTGCCCGCCATGAATTCCCGCCCATTCATTCCAGCAGCAGTTGCCGAACGCTCCCTCCAAAATGTATATTTCATGTTGACCTTTTGAGTTGCCTGAGGAGACTATGAAAGCGTTGATTCTCTTGCTGGGTTTTGCTCCGGCGGCTTTTGCCGGCGGGCCGATAGTGGCGGGCTCCACGGTAACATTGGAGCAATGCGTCGGCATCGCGCTGGGAAACGACCCGGACATGCAGTCGCTGTCCTATACCGAACAGGCGCAGCGGGACGTCTACGCGCAGACCAAATCCGGCTATCTTCCTTATTTGTCGGCGGAGGCGGGGTTTGCGTCCAATAAATCCAGCCAGCTCAACGAGGCGGACCGCTACACCACAAT
This window encodes:
- a CDS encoding response regulator — protein: MEKKSTVLVVDDEEDFHIILRRILEAGGYKVVSAMSAEEGLRMLEAFIPAAVLVDWNLPGISGLDFVKHVRAAKRTRKLPVIMLTVRDDESDHLEAYTGNVDLYMTKPVVPEILLERVKSVISASGT
- a CDS encoding transglycosylase SLT domain-containing protein, encoding MRFFAMLLSALIAIVCPATRAALAGDSPENDGVSISTDTASAGADMFAVSGDTASAGTEADRSTVAALNPEAGEAASSDGVSGGAGAASPPEAGNDVEVSSGSVSGGAGAPPVAANRKESLISQGGGISSAGWGGQSVEMRGASGGGSFSRLSGISGASGGSAAYKRLNTVYDGSVSFSGASASVRPARRSGAAVSRPSVRRSSRGRASSGGRAASGQSSLSGASRGSDGVYGCAPNSSGGNNGYRCKGPDFFKGAGNNHKYDAYFDEAAETRGNGMDPRLLKAVAAVESGFSAKVCSGVGACGLMQIMPATAAMAAKNGKYHDNPKKLSDPQTNIRLGATILNDLFDQMRKKYSSLRGVPNDKMPDWATQKVLWGYNAGPRALDWGKPKTGVTNYSADILTGRNIVTVE